The proteins below are encoded in one region of Paenibacillus sp.:
- a CDS encoding Gfo/Idh/MocA family oxidoreductase — translation MGSAVYNLGVIGLGEGRSILSAALQSSRWNLVSMCDINPDMCKLREQEFGFDRWTTQYADLLEDDSIDVIAIYTPDQLHYTHIKQALEAGKHVICTKPLLVSLDGAGELIELSQSTGKHVFVGQSSRFFEPMIRQRQDYEAGKHGELQTVEAHYITDARWFLKKGWSRQAGFSWMYNFMIHAVDLVRWYMPNVTEVMGFGRCSANSKEHGIEAFDSMRFLLRDDEGRIATAAGNYTSPSLGKAAEPAIGCTLRGTNGSSRAEYSNLQYHTHFAGEGRRTQRFDEKHAYYFRFEGESHHAGEYQNYIEYFADCLDRGAVPLPDIREGVRTIALVEAMLLSAAEDGRRVTVQEMLDRHGIDA, via the coding sequence ATGGGATCTGCCGTGTATAACCTCGGCGTCATCGGATTGGGCGAGGGGCGGAGCATCTTGTCCGCCGCGCTGCAAAGCTCGAGATGGAATCTCGTCAGCATGTGCGACATCAACCCGGACATGTGCAAGCTGCGCGAACAAGAATTCGGATTCGATCGCTGGACGACCCAATATGCCGATTTGCTGGAAGACGATTCGATCGACGTCATCGCGATCTATACGCCGGATCAGCTTCATTATACCCATATTAAGCAGGCGCTGGAAGCGGGCAAACATGTCATCTGCACGAAGCCGCTGCTCGTGTCGCTCGACGGCGCCGGGGAGCTGATCGAGCTGTCGCAGTCGACCGGCAAGCATGTGTTCGTCGGGCAGAGCTCGCGCTTCTTCGAGCCGATGATTCGCCAGCGGCAAGATTACGAAGCGGGCAAGCACGGCGAGCTGCAAACGGTGGAGGCTCACTACATTACGGATGCGCGCTGGTTTTTGAAAAAAGGGTGGAGCCGCCAGGCCGGCTTCAGCTGGATGTACAATTTCATGATTCACGCGGTCGATCTCGTCCGGTGGTATATGCCGAACGTGACCGAAGTCATGGGCTTCGGCCGCTGCAGCGCGAACAGCAAAGAGCACGGCATCGAGGCGTTCGACAGCATGCGGTTTCTGCTGCGGGACGACGAAGGCCGAATCGCGACCGCTGCCGGCAATTATACGTCCCCGTCGCTCGGGAAGGCGGCGGAGCCGGCGATCGGCTGCACGCTGCGGGGCACGAACGGCAGCTCCCGCGCCGAATATTCGAATTTGCAGTATCATACGCATTTCGCCGGCGAAGGCAGGCGGACGCAGCGATTCGACGAAAAGCACGCCTACTATTTCCGGTTCGAAGGCGAGAGCCATCATGCGGGAGAGTACCAAAACTACATCGAGTACTTCGCCGACTGCTTGGACCGCGGCGCCGTTCCGCTCCCGGACATCCGGGAAGGCGTGCGGACGATCGCGCTGGTGGAGGCGATGCTTCTCAGCGCGGCGGAAGACGGCCGGCGCGTGACGGTGCAGGAAATGTTGGACCGGCACGGCATCGACGCGTAA
- a CDS encoding AraC family transcriptional regulator has product MDDHDKTGRIRAKGVKTPIHHSALSEHFEGAFPFYMNRWEEGFDLRKHDHAYLEIVYVVAGEGYHYVSDQVEKAEKGCLYVLPVGTSHVLRPKGASGKLAVYNLCIRPEFVSEWKRWLSGIGAGVDGDRPFAMFDGPPGSHVALSDRSMEFVPMFERLHREFTERSLGYETIVFGLVMQLIVGIARRLRPDRGAFPARPAASAFAEVLEYIHSHLAERLTVEQLAERFGMSARHFIRRFQLATDMNFTEYVQLKRIERACGLLVDTDHKIASIAKQTGYQDAAHFSEVFRRLIGIGPSQYRKGAERTK; this is encoded by the coding sequence ATGGACGATCATGACAAAACGGGCCGAATCCGGGCCAAAGGCGTGAAAACGCCGATCCACCATTCCGCGCTCTCCGAGCATTTTGAAGGCGCGTTTCCTTTTTATATGAACCGCTGGGAAGAAGGCTTCGACTTGCGGAAGCACGACCATGCGTATTTAGAAATCGTATATGTCGTCGCAGGCGAAGGCTACCATTACGTCAGCGACCAGGTGGAGAAAGCGGAGAAAGGATGCTTGTACGTCCTGCCCGTGGGCACGTCCCACGTGCTGCGCCCCAAAGGCGCCTCGGGGAAGCTCGCCGTGTACAACCTGTGCATCAGGCCGGAGTTCGTGTCGGAATGGAAGCGATGGCTGTCGGGGATCGGCGCGGGCGTCGACGGGGATCGACCTTTCGCCATGTTCGACGGGCCCCCCGGCTCCCACGTCGCGCTGTCGGACAGGAGCATGGAGTTCGTCCCTATGTTCGAACGGCTGCACCGGGAATTTACGGAGAGATCCTTGGGGTACGAAACGATCGTGTTCGGACTTGTCATGCAGTTGATCGTAGGCATCGCGCGGCGTCTCCGCCCGGATCGCGGCGCTTTCCCCGCGAGGCCGGCCGCTTCGGCGTTCGCCGAGGTGCTGGAATACATCCATTCGCATCTCGCGGAGCGGTTGACCGTCGAACAACTCGCCGAACGGTTCGGGATGAGCGCTAGACATTTCATCCGGCGGTTCCAGCTCGCGACGGATATGAACTTTACGGAATACGTGCAGCTCAAACGGATCGAGCGGGCATGCGGCTTGTTGGTCGACACGGATCACAAAATCGCTTCGATCGCCAAACAGACGGGCTACCAGGATGCGGCGCATTTTTCCGAGGTGTTCCGCCGTCTCATCGGCATCGGTCCTTCTCAGTACCGGAAAGGAGCGGAACGGACAAAGTAA
- a CDS encoding zinc-binding alcohol dehydrogenase family protein, producing MKAISCLEPGRLAMIDAPEPAASEDDVVVDVKRIGICGTDLHAYRGNQPFFAYPRILGHELSGIVRSAGARVEGLRPGDQVAVMPYLHCGECIACRRGKTNCCTRMQVLGVHVDGGMRERIAVSASHLIRTNGLTLDQSAVLEPLGIGAHAVRRSGLQAGDTVLVVGAGPIGLGVMAMAKRRGAAVIAMDINEERLSFCRSWARADACVNALREPEQALLELTNGEMPTVVFDATGSARSMEGAFRYPAHGGTLVFVGLVKSSIAFDDPEFHKRELTLMGSRNATKEDFDAVTEAIAAGDIDVSSFITHRASFDDMIPQFETWLKPESKTIKAMVEL from the coding sequence ATGAAAGCGATCAGTTGTTTGGAACCGGGGCGGCTTGCGATGATCGACGCGCCGGAGCCCGCCGCGTCCGAAGACGACGTCGTCGTGGACGTCAAGCGGATCGGCATTTGCGGCACGGACCTTCACGCTTATCGAGGAAATCAGCCGTTCTTCGCCTATCCGCGCATCCTCGGACACGAGCTGTCCGGCATCGTGCGGAGCGCCGGCGCTCGCGTGGAAGGGCTGCGGCCGGGAGACCAGGTCGCCGTCATGCCCTATTTGCACTGCGGGGAGTGCATCGCCTGCCGACGCGGGAAGACGAACTGCTGCACGCGCATGCAGGTGCTCGGCGTCCACGTCGACGGCGGGATGCGCGAGCGGATCGCGGTGTCCGCGTCGCATTTGATCCGAACGAACGGGTTAACCTTGGACCAGAGCGCCGTCCTGGAGCCGCTCGGCATCGGCGCGCATGCGGTGCGGAGGTCGGGGCTGCAGGCCGGCGACACCGTTCTCGTCGTCGGCGCGGGGCCGATCGGACTCGGCGTCATGGCGATGGCGAAGCGGCGCGGCGCCGCCGTCATCGCGATGGATATCAACGAGGAGCGGCTGTCGTTCTGCCGCAGCTGGGCTCGCGCGGACGCCTGCGTCAACGCGCTGCGGGAGCCGGAGCAGGCGCTGCTCGAGCTGACGAACGGAGAGATGCCGACGGTCGTGTTCGACGCGACCGGCAGCGCCCGGTCGATGGAGGGGGCGTTCCGCTACCCGGCGCACGGCGGAACGCTCGTGTTCGTCGGCCTCGTGAAATCGAGCATCGCCTTCGACGATCCCGAGTTCCATAAGCGGGAACTGACGCTGATGGGGAGCCGCAACGCGACCAAGGAAGACTTCGACGCCGTCACGGAAGCGATTGCGGCCGGCGACATCGACGTCTCGTCGTTTATTACGCATCGCGCTTCATTCGACGACATGATCCCGCAGTTCGAGACGTGGCTGAAGCCGGAGTCGAAGACGATCAAGGCGATGGTGGAGCTGTAA
- a CDS encoding carbohydrate ABC transporter permease has protein sequence MVKDRSFSSKALDVVTHSVMVAVVLVTLLPFVHIVAISFSGPKDVVAGNVFLWPVNFDLVAYKLIFSNFLIPKSFVNSVIITVLGTAINMAVTVITAYPLAKSTLPFRSFFLKMFLLTMFFSGGLVPKFLLVNSLGMYDSFWALTVPLAINTYFLIIMLSFFKNFPREIEESAKMDGCNELQVLLRIVLPLSMASVMTIGLFYAVQHWNSYFQALLYINSNDKYPLQLILRQIVLQSQVQNLMQGTPVDYQTQVNSESLKYGTLVISIVPMLVLYPFVQKYFVRGVMIGSLKG, from the coding sequence ATGGTGAAGGATCGCTCGTTTTCATCGAAAGCGCTGGATGTCGTTACGCACAGCGTCATGGTCGCCGTCGTGCTGGTCACGCTGCTGCCGTTCGTCCACATCGTGGCGATTTCGTTCAGCGGACCGAAGGACGTCGTGGCCGGGAACGTGTTTTTATGGCCCGTAAACTTCGATCTGGTGGCTTACAAGCTCATTTTCAGCAATTTCCTCATCCCGAAATCGTTCGTCAATTCCGTGATCATCACGGTGCTCGGGACGGCCATCAATATGGCTGTGACCGTCATAACCGCCTATCCGCTGGCGAAAAGCACGCTGCCGTTCCGCTCTTTCTTCCTCAAGATGTTTCTGCTGACCATGTTTTTCAGCGGCGGCTTGGTGCCGAAGTTTCTGCTCGTCAATTCGCTCGGCATGTACGACTCGTTCTGGGCGCTGACGGTGCCGCTCGCCATCAACACGTACTTCCTGATCATCATGCTGTCGTTCTTTAAGAACTTCCCGAGAGAAATCGAAGAGTCCGCGAAGATGGACGGCTGCAACGAGCTGCAGGTGCTGCTTCGCATCGTGCTGCCGCTGTCCATGGCGTCGGTCATGACGATCGGGCTGTTTTACGCGGTGCAGCACTGGAATTCCTACTTCCAAGCGCTGCTGTACATCAACTCGAACGATAAATATCCGCTGCAGCTCATTTTGCGGCAAATCGTCCTGCAATCGCAGGTGCAGAACCTGATGCAAGGGACCCCGGTCGATTACCAGACGCAGGTCAATTCGGAGAGCCTCAAATACGGAACGCTCGTCATCTCGATCGTGCCGATGCTGGTTCTTTACCCGTTCGTCCAAAAGTATTTCGTCCGCGGGGTCATGATCGGTTCGCTCAAAGGGTAA
- a CDS encoding sugar phosphate isomerase/epimerase: MNIGVADYGLYVWDGGHYDFEDRALSLQEIGYDGLERLTAFGAEEAVRKAAALRKHGLGFATVRGPSVELSIQWTAGLGKTYVWTDVAKADDFDTFCRRVNIMTHHARRWGVQAALHNHMGTLVETQDELERFLAACPDTQLVFDTAHLAAMGGDCVDIARKYANRFAAIHVKDWLSTDPSAPEWHRRGRFCGLGRGNIGLNNLDVLAAAADRGYDGWIFVEHDTHLQDPYVDLADSRAYLRKGGW; the protein is encoded by the coding sequence ATGAACATCGGCGTCGCCGATTACGGCTTGTATGTATGGGATGGCGGACACTACGACTTCGAGGATCGGGCGCTTTCGCTTCAGGAGATTGGTTACGACGGACTCGAACGGCTGACGGCGTTCGGCGCCGAGGAGGCGGTGCGGAAGGCCGCCGCTCTCCGCAAGCACGGGCTCGGGTTCGCGACCGTTCGGGGCCCGAGCGTCGAGCTGTCGATCCAATGGACGGCGGGACTCGGGAAAACGTACGTCTGGACGGACGTCGCAAAAGCGGACGATTTCGATACGTTCTGCCGGCGCGTCAACATCATGACGCATCACGCCCGGCGGTGGGGCGTGCAGGCCGCGCTCCACAACCATATGGGCACGCTCGTCGAAACGCAGGATGAGCTCGAACGGTTTCTTGCCGCTTGCCCGGACACGCAGCTCGTGTTCGACACCGCGCATCTCGCCGCGATGGGCGGCGACTGCGTCGACATCGCGCGGAAATACGCGAACCGGTTCGCGGCGATTCACGTGAAGGATTGGCTGTCCACCGACCCGTCGGCGCCCGAGTGGCATCGGCGGGGGCGGTTTTGCGGCTTGGGCCGAGGCAACATCGGCCTGAACAACCTCGACGTCCTCGCCGCCGCCGCAGACCGCGGTTACGACGGGTGGATTTTCGTGGAGCACGACACGCATCTGCAGGACCCGTACGTCGATTTGGCCGACAGCCGGGCGTATTTGCGCAAAGGAGGATGGTAA
- a CDS encoding Gfo/Idh/MocA family oxidoreductase, protein MAESAGAPKAEAPIRIGLVGLGRAGWGMHAKELQGREERFLIHAAYDALPARRSMALDAGIRAYDSLEALLRDDEIELVDIATRSSDHYAHASMALAAGKDVLVEKPLTQTYDEARRLFEEAAERGRRIFVRHNRRYDPDFLHVRELIDSGILGNVHLIRLCRHTYQRRKDWQTIKQYGGGQLLNWGPHIIDHGLRLLDGPVASHWSHLQRVVAAGDAEDHLKIVLKGANDRLVDIEISGGVAIGSPTFMAHGDRGSLSLTGNTIQLKYIDPNYRLAPQEADPGTPGEAFGTTGTYDSGERIPWREETIPVGPKQSFEFWDELYESYRGGKPFRISAEEALEVVRLIEEVKRGTPFA, encoded by the coding sequence ATGGCGGAAAGCGCAGGCGCTCCGAAAGCGGAGGCACCGATCCGCATCGGCCTCGTCGGGCTCGGCCGGGCCGGATGGGGCATGCACGCGAAGGAGCTGCAGGGAAGAGAGGAGCGGTTCTTGATTCATGCCGCGTACGACGCGCTGCCGGCTCGCCGAAGCATGGCGCTTGATGCGGGCATTCGCGCGTACGACAGCTTGGAGGCGCTGCTGCGGGACGACGAGATCGAGCTCGTCGACATCGCGACGCGCTCCAGCGACCATTACGCGCATGCGTCGATGGCGCTCGCGGCCGGCAAAGACGTGCTCGTCGAGAAGCCGCTCACGCAGACGTACGACGAGGCGCGCCGGCTGTTCGAGGAGGCGGCCGAGCGGGGCCGGCGCATCTTCGTCCGGCACAACCGACGGTACGATCCGGACTTCCTGCATGTGCGGGAGCTGATCGACAGCGGCATCTTGGGGAACGTGCACTTGATTCGGTTGTGCCGGCATACGTATCAGCGCAGGAAGGACTGGCAGACGATCAAGCAGTACGGCGGCGGACAGCTTCTCAATTGGGGCCCGCACATTATCGACCATGGGCTTCGGCTGCTGGACGGTCCCGTCGCTTCCCATTGGAGCCATCTGCAGCGGGTCGTCGCCGCCGGCGATGCGGAGGACCATCTGAAAATCGTGCTGAAAGGCGCGAACGACCGGCTGGTCGATATCGAAATCAGCGGCGGCGTCGCCATCGGCTCGCCGACCTTCATGGCGCACGGCGACCGGGGGAGCTTGTCGTTGACGGGCAATACGATCCAACTGAAGTATATCGACCCGAACTATCGTCTTGCTCCGCAGGAGGCCGACCCGGGCACGCCGGGCGAGGCGTTCGGCACGACCGGCACGTACGATTCCGGCGAGCGGATTCCGTGGCGCGAGGAGACGATTCCGGTCGGGCCGAAGCAGTCGTTCGAGTTTTGGGACGAATTGTATGAATCGTATCGCGGCGGCAAGCCGTTCCGCATCTCGGCGGAGGAGGCGCTTGAGGTAGTGCGCTTGATCGAGGAAGTGAAGCGGGGCACGCCCTTCGCTTAA
- a CDS encoding alpha-L-fucosidase codes for MKAGAAAEEIRQTAGDSAWFTRDRFGMFIHWGLYSLGARHEWLQSREFMDTEQYSKYFKRFDPDLYDPELWADLARDAGMKYFVVTTKHHEGFCLWDSKYTDYKATNTPAGRDLLRPMVDAFRSRGLKTGLYYSLLDWHHPDYTADVKHPLRFRNEFLEKDASRHFQNYVDYMFNQTRELLTEYGPVDLMFYDFSIPAEKGFPGKGKAEWQSEKLVKMIRELAPNILLNDRLQVGGDITTPEQYQPREWIRVNGRRVVWEACHTFSGSWGYYRDEESWKSVDMLVKMLIDTVSKGGNLLLNVGPTGRGEIDERAIDRLKGIGEWMKRHQRSIYGCTAAPDEFAVPDDCRFTYNPETNRLYLHIFSWPFKHLHLPGFSGRVEYAQLLNDASEIGMVEGKQEMTMEAGAFNEGRPADTLTLKLPVKKPNVTVPVIELFLK; via the coding sequence ATGAAAGCAGGCGCCGCAGCTGAGGAAATCCGGCAGACGGCCGGCGATTCCGCATGGTTTACGCGCGACCGGTTCGGCATGTTCATCCATTGGGGGCTGTATTCTCTCGGTGCCAGACACGAGTGGCTGCAATCCAGAGAATTCATGGATACGGAGCAGTACAGCAAATATTTCAAACGGTTCGACCCGGACCTATACGATCCGGAACTGTGGGCGGATCTCGCGCGGGACGCGGGCATGAAATATTTCGTCGTAACGACGAAGCATCACGAAGGGTTCTGCCTCTGGGATTCGAAGTACACGGATTATAAGGCGACGAACACGCCGGCCGGCAGAGATCTGCTGCGGCCGATGGTCGACGCGTTCCGCTCCCGCGGGCTGAAGACCGGCCTGTACTACTCGCTGCTGGATTGGCATCATCCGGATTACACCGCCGACGTCAAGCATCCGCTTCGGTTTCGGAACGAGTTTTTGGAGAAGGACGCTTCCCGTCATTTCCAAAACTATGTGGATTACATGTTTAACCAAACCAGGGAGCTGCTGACGGAATACGGCCCCGTCGATCTCATGTTTTACGACTTCTCGATTCCCGCAGAGAAGGGGTTCCCGGGGAAAGGCAAAGCGGAATGGCAAAGCGAGAAGCTCGTGAAGATGATCCGGGAGCTTGCGCCGAACATTCTTCTGAACGACCGCCTGCAGGTGGGCGGGGACATTACGACGCCGGAGCAGTATCAGCCGCGGGAGTGGATCCGGGTGAACGGCCGGAGGGTCGTCTGGGAAGCGTGCCACACGTTCAGCGGTTCGTGGGGCTATTACCGGGACGAAGAATCGTGGAAGAGCGTCGATATGCTGGTCAAGATGCTGATCGATACGGTCAGCAAGGGAGGCAACCTGCTGCTTAACGTCGGGCCGACGGGACGCGGGGAAATCGACGAGCGGGCGATCGACCGGCTGAAGGGCATCGGCGAGTGGATGAAGCGTCATCAGCGCTCCATCTACGGCTGCACGGCGGCGCCGGACGAATTCGCCGTCCCGGACGACTGCCGATTCACGTACAACCCCGAGACGAACCGGCTGTATTTGCATATTTTCAGCTGGCCGTTCAAGCATCTGCATCTTCCGGGCTTCTCGGGCCGCGTCGAATACGCGCAGCTGCTGAACGACGCGTCGGAAATCGGGATGGTCGAAGGAAAGCAAGAGATGACGATGGAGGCGGGCGCCTTCAACGAAGGGCGTCCCGCGGACACGCTGACGCTGAAGCTTCCGGTGAAAAAGCCGAACGTTACCGTGCCGGTCATCGAGCTGTTCTTAAAATAA
- a CDS encoding aldo/keto reductase: protein MKYRKLGKTGLMVSILSYGASSLGSVFRDTDERESVRTVHEAVDLGINLIDVSPYYGLTKAETVLGKALKDIPRDRYYLSTKAGRYGVDRFDFSKARIMASVEESLARLHVDYIDILYLHDIEFVPERIILEEALPALETLKEQGKIRFSGISGLPLAMFESMLPRIEVDSILSYCHYSLNDTTLLALLPLLEARGGVGLVNASPLSMGLLSARGAPDWHPADEEIRRVCRTAAELCASRGADIAKLAVQFSTSDERIPTTLVSTANPANLRNNARWVCEEMDRELLAAVQEALRPVKDRTWPSGRAEYNRDLEKRGNPS, encoded by the coding sequence ATGAAATATCGCAAGCTTGGCAAAACGGGTCTTATGGTGTCCATCCTCAGCTACGGCGCTTCGTCGTTGGGATCCGTCTTCCGGGACACGGACGAACGGGAGAGCGTCCGCACGGTTCATGAGGCCGTAGATCTCGGCATCAATTTGATCGACGTGTCGCCGTATTACGGGCTTACGAAGGCGGAGACGGTGCTCGGGAAGGCGCTGAAGGACATTCCGCGAGACCGGTACTATTTGTCCACGAAGGCGGGACGCTACGGGGTCGATCGATTCGATTTCTCGAAGGCGCGCATCATGGCGAGCGTCGAGGAAAGTCTCGCGCGTCTGCATGTCGACTATATCGACATTTTGTATTTGCACGATATCGAATTCGTTCCGGAACGGATCATTCTGGAAGAAGCGCTGCCGGCGCTCGAAACGCTGAAGGAGCAGGGCAAAATTCGGTTCTCCGGCATCAGCGGGCTGCCGCTCGCGATGTTCGAATCGATGCTGCCGCGCATCGAGGTCGACTCGATTTTGTCGTACTGCCACTATTCGTTGAACGATACGACGCTGCTCGCTCTGCTGCCGCTGCTCGAGGCGCGCGGGGGCGTCGGGCTCGTGAACGCTTCGCCGCTGTCGATGGGTCTGCTGAGCGCAAGAGGGGCGCCGGATTGGCATCCGGCGGACGAAGAGATTCGACGGGTTTGCCGGACGGCGGCGGAGCTTTGCGCGTCGCGCGGCGCGGACATCGCGAAGCTGGCGGTGCAGTTCTCCACGAGCGACGAGCGGATTCCGACGACGCTGGTCAGCACGGCGAATCCGGCCAACCTGCGGAACAACGCGCGCTGGGTCTGCGAGGAGATGGACCGCGAGCTGCTGGCGGCCGTTCAGGAGGCGCTCCGTCCCGTGAAGGATCGGACGTGGCCGAGCGGACGAGCGGAATACAATCGAGATTTGGAGAAACGGGGGAATCCGTCATGA
- a CDS encoding AraC family transcriptional regulator yields the protein MANPIQLKQQVPHTNPSLPFRVFDIVPPERQIMHLHWHDDWEIVWFKRGTVVFHIGSERIRPGPGDLLFVNSGLIHTGFAEDDRPVEYAAIVFHPSAAGGPAADPLQRRVVDPFVTGSSFFPVHVPSGHPQYAALLGIVQGLIDEYAARSVGFELAIRAKLHLLLIHLIRHHDAWSGPTRAHAVDREQYASFKKLIALIEERYADKWTVSQASSIVNVSEYHFCRTFKRITGKTFVEYVNLHRINVAERLLLETSAPVTDIAYLVGFGSVNYFSQLFKQYKRVSPSQCRKRS from the coding sequence ATGGCAAACCCGATCCAGCTGAAACAGCAAGTTCCTCATACGAATCCGTCGTTGCCGTTCCGGGTGTTCGACATCGTGCCGCCGGAGAGGCAAATCATGCATCTGCATTGGCACGACGACTGGGAGATCGTTTGGTTCAAGCGCGGCACCGTCGTATTTCATATCGGCTCGGAGCGAATTCGCCCCGGACCCGGCGACCTGCTGTTTGTGAACTCCGGCCTCATTCACACCGGCTTCGCGGAGGACGATCGGCCGGTCGAATACGCCGCGATCGTATTCCATCCGTCGGCGGCGGGCGGTCCGGCGGCCGATCCGTTGCAGCGGCGCGTCGTCGACCCGTTCGTGACCGGGAGCAGCTTCTTCCCGGTGCACGTGCCTTCCGGCCATCCGCAGTACGCGGCGCTGCTCGGCATCGTTCAAGGGCTCATCGACGAGTACGCCGCCCGCTCCGTCGGCTTTGAGCTCGCCATCCGAGCGAAGCTGCACCTGCTGCTCATCCACTTGATCCGGCACCACGACGCGTGGAGCGGCCCGACGAGAGCGCACGCCGTCGACCGGGAGCAGTACGCGAGCTTCAAGAAGCTGATCGCCCTCATCGAAGAACGATACGCGGACAAATGGACCGTCTCTCAGGCGTCGTCGATCGTGAACGTCAGCGAGTATCACTTCTGCCGGACGTTCAAGCGGATTACCGGCAAAACGTTCGTCGAGTACGTCAACCTGCATCGGATCAACGTAGCCGAACGGCTGCTGCTCGAGACGTCGGCGCCGGTCACCGACATCGCATACCTTGTCGGCTTCGGCAGCGTCAATTATTTCAGCCAGCTGTTCAAGCAGTACAAACGCGTCTCCCCGTCCCAATGCCGCAAACGGAGCTAG
- a CDS encoding extracellular solute-binding protein gives MPKRTFAAWISMIVALSFVLSACSAGNGAGSDGGTTQTQPASTDGASSDAAPANEGPKLLEYEVIAEYQNLPDENPTMKDRLVMEKFNIKTNTNYITLAEGLEKLSVLFASGNYPDYIPNLNHEAEVKKWGDAGFLVPFSEHLDAIPEYRKWWTDEEWNVMLDFAQNADGKLYYLPAKNYRSHSKAWIYRKDVFDKLGLTFPETLDELYETLKALKAAYPDSTPISNRGKDSVIGIAVLAHRLPGDMWYGFEGFYRDPDANNEVMYAQATDKFRESLKFLNKLYKEDLIEKEFPTMTTEQWTQRGVSGRSFLMYDYATRAAYFQNLMQDTPEAKWEWAPVNMSTGDKPGFVDRELPFFSYGPIITSKLEGERLDRILEYFNWAASPEGVKFHTLGVEGETYEVVDGKPQYSNGAADKHEMFQKTGFIEFLVTDPEYVQSNPDRQMDLAVSETFKDKPYVPFTAFKMSPEDRETANSLITGVTDIAEQFYVKAIMGQVDIHDDAAWNQYIQELNQAGLEQLLELHRKAVQ, from the coding sequence ATGCCAAAGAGAACATTCGCAGCATGGATCAGCATGATCGTCGCGCTGTCGTTCGTCCTCTCCGCCTGCAGCGCCGGGAACGGCGCCGGTTCGGACGGAGGAACGACCCAGACCCAGCCCGCGTCGACCGACGGCGCGTCGAGCGATGCCGCGCCGGCGAACGAGGGGCCGAAACTGCTGGAATACGAGGTCATTGCGGAGTATCAAAACCTTCCCGACGAAAACCCGACGATGAAAGATCGGCTCGTGATGGAAAAGTTCAACATCAAAACCAACACGAACTACATCACGCTTGCAGAAGGGCTGGAGAAGTTAAGCGTCTTGTTCGCGAGCGGCAACTACCCGGACTACATTCCGAACCTGAATCACGAAGCGGAAGTGAAAAAATGGGGCGACGCCGGCTTCCTGGTGCCGTTCTCCGAACATCTAGACGCCATTCCGGAATACCGGAAATGGTGGACGGACGAGGAATGGAACGTCATGCTGGATTTCGCGCAAAACGCCGACGGCAAACTGTATTATTTGCCGGCTAAAAACTATCGCAGCCACTCGAAGGCGTGGATTTACCGCAAGGACGTGTTCGACAAGCTCGGCCTCACGTTCCCGGAAACGCTGGACGAATTGTACGAAACGTTGAAAGCGCTAAAAGCCGCGTATCCCGATTCGACGCCGATTTCGAACCGCGGCAAGGACAGCGTCATCGGCATCGCCGTCCTCGCCCACCGGCTGCCCGGCGATATGTGGTACGGCTTCGAAGGGTTCTATCGGGATCCGGACGCGAACAACGAGGTCATGTATGCGCAGGCGACGGATAAATTCCGCGAATCGTTAAAGTTCTTAAACAAGCTGTACAAAGAAGATCTCATCGAGAAAGAATTCCCGACGATGACGACCGAGCAGTGGACGCAGCGCGGCGTGAGCGGCCGCTCCTTCCTCATGTATGATTACGCAACGCGCGCGGCGTATTTCCAGAACCTGATGCAGGATACGCCGGAAGCGAAATGGGAATGGGCGCCGGTCAACATGTCGACGGGCGACAAGCCGGGCTTCGTCGACCGGGAGCTGCCGTTCTTCTCGTACGGTCCGATCATTACGAGCAAGCTCGAAGGCGAGCGGCTGGACCGCATTTTGGAATATTTCAACTGGGCGGCTTCTCCCGAGGGCGTCAAGTTCCATACGCTCGGCGTTGAAGGCGAGACGTACGAGGTCGTGGACGGGAAGCCGCAGTACAGCAACGGCGCGGCCGACAAGCACGAGATGTTCCAGAAGACCGGCTTCATCGAGTTCCTCGTGACGGATCCGGAATACGTCCAATCGAATCCGGATCGTCAGATGGATTTGGCGGTGTCGGAGACGTTCAAGGATAAGCCGTACGTGCCGTTCACGGCGTTCAAGATGTCCCCCGAGGACCGGGAAACGGCGAACAGCCTGATCACGGGCGTGACGGACATCGCGGAGCAGTTCTACGTCAAGGCGATCATGGGGCAAGTCGATATCCATGACGACGCGGCATGGAACCAGTACATTCAAGAGCTGAACCAAGCCGGACTTGAACAGCTGCTCGAGCTTCACCGCAAGGCGGTTCAATAA